The genomic window AGTAGATGACAGGCATCCATTACAACAACATCACACCACACCTTGTCATAGTACTTCTGTCCAATAAAGAACGAAACAAGACAGCAACCATCAACAATCACCACACTCCCCTTTTGAAACCAAGACAGCTTGTACAATCATGGGTGCTTCTCGGTAGCTAGATTCAGTTTTGTAACAGCCTCCTAGGAGATGatattttcatagattttttcaTCTATGATGACTTTGCAGACCTTCTTTTCAATAGTGCAgcaagtataaaaaaatattgatccaccttccatcctttttttcttctcttttgggaGCAAGTAGGCTCTTTTGAATAACTAGAGCCTCTCTGCTATCGTCAAATAGCAAGGAGTTATCCTCTTCGTTATTTATTTTATCGTAAACAGACTCTTGTTCTTCCTCAGATGGTTCTCCTTCTTCAATCAGTAGTTGCTTTCTGGATCATCTAACAAATTTTTTACAATTGTTCCACGTGCGTCCAATTTCACCATAATTATAATACCACAGATTCGATGATCCAGCTAAAGTTGGATTTGAGGATCTTGTTTCTACAATACGAATAGAAGGGTTAGTAGCATTGCACTGCATATCCCCTTGATTTTTCATCGCTAGATTACTTTATTGGGGTGTGTTTGATTTGGGTATCGGATTGCGTCGCAGTTGCTCCTCAGCAACAACAATATGATGGTATGCCTCTTTGATAGTCTATAAGGTATGGAGCCTCAAAACATCCTAAATCTGCAGTCGTAGTCCCCCCAGGTACCTCACCACCATCTGTTTTTCATTCTTCGTAAGATCGTTCCTAGCCACAAGTTGGTAAAACTCTTCTGTGTAGTCATCCACAGATCTAGGACCTTGTCACAGGTTCTGTAGGTGCTGGTACAAGGATTGTGTGTAGTCGAAGGGTAAAAACTACTCCCTCAATGCTTTCTTTATCTTCTCCTAATTTTGAATTTTAGTTTGCTTCTGCACTCTCTGATTTTCTTCAACTGTTGCCACCATGCAGAAGCTCGACCTATCAATTTTAAGGCAACAAGTTTTACTTTTTTTATCATCAGGTACTTTCTTATACTTGAAAATGCATTTAATCTAATCTAGCCAATGAAGGAACACCTTCATCTGTAGATCACCCGAATACGCAGGTAGATCTACTCTTATAAAATCAAACCAGTAGGTTGATCGTTCGAATAAGTCATCACGATCTTCTCACCGGTGTGTGGGAAGATTCCCATGAAAAggatttttgaaatctaaaaacTTTTCGTCAAATCTGCGATCATCAGGTTCTTTCTCGGATCTCGCATCCCGAGTTTCTAACTACGTAAGATGCATAGTCTAATCTGCCACTTGTCTCTTTAAATCTTCACATTCCAACATCAGATCTCATTCTCGTTGTGTGATTTCTTCATAGACTGCTGCTTGATTCGCAGGTTGGTTCTTCTTACGATCACCATCCATCATCTGACTGTAGAAAAGAATCAGCACTTACGGATCTGAAGGAGTCTGATACTAACTGACGCAGCCTATAGCACAGCGATCGTTAGAGAAGAAGGATGGAAGACATATGAAACAataaaaaatggagaaaaaagaagaaaaaactctCTTCTCATGAGTTTTAATTCAATAATGTCTAAAAAAACTGATTATAATGATAGCCAGAGATGCTATTTATAGTGTAAAAGTTTTAAGTCAACTAAAAGAaagaatttgaaagaaaataaaatactaaataaatcaaaaaatagattTCATGACAGACTAGGACTCTTGTGCGCTCCCGTAGGACTGTCAAACGATTGAATTAAGCTTCAAAATTTATAGTGACAGTGAAGTAGCCAGTCTCATAGAGCTTAAAAGAGCTTTTTGAAATGAGATCAACTTAAGGATTCTGATATTGGATAGCAAAGTTATGGTCATTTTACTGTGACAGTGCCAGAACTCTGCAGGAATCGGTAGAACTTCGGATACCTCAGTAAATATACCTTGGATACCTCAACAGATATCTCAAATACCTCAGTAGATACCTCAGTGGATATCTCGACGGCACCATGGATACCTTGAATCAATTAGTATCTTAGTACATGCAATAGCTGTCAAGTCAAATCGAATCGTACCCTTTCGAATTTGATCCCTCAATTCCATGTATCTGTGAGCTATGACGTCTGCATCATGGTTGCATGGCATAGTGCTAGATTTATCATAAGAGACAAGGTCACATCTTGTATGTCAATTCTTGAGTGTTTCAATCATCCTCTATCCCATTATTTGAGCTCTGAGTTACTTAGAATGAACTAAAGTTTGCCATCTAACACCTAAATACTTGTTAGGTTTGGCCTAAAAGGGACTCCTTAATTCTTATTGGATTGTCAATGAGCCTTGTCATAGCTCTTCTTCTAGACATTTGGGAGATGAAAGTATTCTTCAAGCTCTTTCATGTCAGTCTTGTTTACCATCGAGCTAACCGGACTACGAATTGGCTTGTATGTcttagatcccatcttgatctccaattaggatttttttcttttgatagagTGGCTACATTATACATCCATTAGAGTACAATAGATCACAAATTTGAGAGATGGAGTTCCAAAGAACCGAGTCACATGATTTGCTACATATGAGGCTACCAACTTGCAACATAATTAGCTTCTAGAGGGTGGCTTCAAAGATTGTAAGGGAGTGCTCTTGAATCTTCTAGTAAGAGAAAGTGCGATGAGTGAGCAAGGAAAAATAAAGGTTTGGTTTCCTTGGAAACCCTCCTTGGGAGGGAAAGAGGGAGCTATGGAGCTGAGATGGAGGTTGAGAGGTAGTATTTTGTAAGGGGTTCTTCTTCATGAGCTTCCCTGAGGCCAGATCTGGAGGGTGAGAATGGGTCTCGAGCTCCTCCAGGTGGTTTGACAAGCAAAGGAGGACCAATGTCAGAAGTTGGTAGATCATGGACTCAAGTCATCCAGGGCTCTCGCCAGTTCTGATGGGAGTCATTGAGGGCGATAGTGGATGACATTATGTAATTTAGGAATGGTTCACTCATGTCATTGTCTTCTCTAAGGAGGACATAAGCTAGGCTTGCTTACGATTATAGTCAGCACACTTGGATAAGTTTTTGGGGAAaggtttttcctttaattttgttCAAAAAGAGCTCAAGCTCCATTGGAATATGAGTAAGCTTCAGGTTTCACATATGTCTGAAGATATTTTATACTCATATTACGTACAAAGGTGGAGAAGGACAAAATACTTGCATGGAAACCTTAGTCCTTAGTTGGCCAACTCTTGGCTCTTGAGAATTGGATACCAAATTTCAAACTTGGTTGGGATGGTATTCCACAAGCTAGGGTTTGGGTTAGATTGCCCGATTTATCTTTGGAGCTCTAGGAGAAAGATAAGATCTTGAGGATGTGGTTGCAGTTGATAAACCATTGTTCTTGGCTGAGTGTATAGAGTTCTTCATGAGGATGAGTTTCGCTAGAGCCTGCATGCTTATTGATGCTTCTCAAATCATCTACCCAGGTGTCAACATGATGGTCAATGATGAAATAATATAGCAAGAGTTCATATATGAGGATTTATCTAATATATGCTATATATGTGAACAACTAGTCTATGAAACTAAGACCTGTGGGTGTTCAAATCTACCAAAGGCACTAGTAGGCTAAGCCGGTGTATGGTTTGTAGATTTGAGCTTTCAGGATGCTGGTGGCAAGTTAGacactaagaggttttaggaggTCTCCAACTCTACCACAATCAAAGGGGTAGACTTCTAGATCTTGGATGCAATAAAAGAGGCAATCCAAGCGATCATAACTGGCTCAACCCAAATCTCCTTAACAAGTCCTTGGATAAGAAATGGGTTCTTGTTTTGCACCACTGATGCATAATGAAGAGGAATCTATTATGCAACTAATGAATTTGGGTTCTTCATCATCAGTGAAGGTAGAGTCATCAACGGCGTGAACTATGTAGGAAAAGTGCAATGAGATCTCCAACTAAGGTCCTGTCAAAAGCAAGCTCGCCAAGGTCAGAGTCTCCCCCATAAACCAACAAGGTTCTGGTGAGATAGGAGAGCTCGATCATCAATGAACCAGGGAGGCAATTGGTCGATCAATGCAATCTCATAACAAGAATTCACATCTTGTTAGGAAAGTATGGAGACTAGTAATTGAAAAATTTATCAGTTCAAGAGTGGTACAACCAGAGGCATAACAACAAGTAGGTGGTCAAATAAGGACCGCTTTAGTTCGGGATCAACATTCTACTAATGGTTAACTAGGTACTCATGATGCTTATGTTTCTAAATTAAAATTTGCCCTAAAAAATTCTGGGAGCAAAGAACATTGTTCACAACTACATCATAAGGGTGGTGATCAATCCTTTGTATTCATGGTTATTCTTCCTAACACCCGCTTGTTCATGGGTCTAATACCTCGAGGATGGCTATTCAATCATTTAATTTTTAACACAAATATTGGCTTGAAATTGTAGGAGAGCCGCTAAGCGCCCCTTTGTCAATTACTCCCAAAATACGATGAGATAGTATAACCTGGACATTTGTTATTTTCTTGAGACTTGCTTGTCTAATGAGGTATTAGGCCAAATCCAAATGACGATGGATCCTCGATGGGGTGTATATATGATTCCTTTTAGGAGACTATCTGGAGGGATTGTGATTGCTTGGAAGCTTGGGTTGGAGCAAGTTAATTTTCTCCATATCAACCGACGAATTGCTTTTCGTATTATTACTCCGACCTCTAGGCCACAATGGATGTTAGCGGTAGTATATGTCAGTATTTGTAAAGTGGAGCGTGCATTGTTTTTTGATTATTGTTagtttttctcttttcatccCTTTCTTCATATTTCATTTATATATTCCCTCAAGCTATATCTTCGACCCCCCAGTTATGTGAGTATTAATGACTTGGTGCTCCTGACTACAGGTAGCAAAGCCGAAGAAACAAGGGTTGCAGGAGACCCATTGGCTGCTATGGGAAAAGCAGGTGCTGTTCTTATGGTATGCAGGACTTGTGGTAAGAAGGGCGACCACTGGACATCAAAATGCCCCTACAAGGACCTTGCTGCGCAAACAGAAAACTTTATTGACAGGCCTCCAGCTGCAGAAACTGCAGCTTCGTCTGGTCCTAGCAGGGGAACTTATGTTCCTCCAGGCTTGAGAGCTGGTGCAGAGAGGATTGGAACTGAGATGAGGCGTCGGAATGACGAGAACTCAGTTCGGGTGACCAACCTTTCTGAGGATACGCGTGAGCCTGATCTTCTTGAGCTCTTCCGTCCTTTCGGTCCCGTAACTCGTGTCTATGTTGCTGTTGATCAGAAGACCGGAGTAAGTCGGGGCTTTGGTTTTGTGAACTTTGTCAACAGGGAAGATGCAGAGAGAGCTATCAACAAGCTTAATGGCTATGGTTATGACAATCTTATCCTGAGAGTTGAGTGGGCTACTCCGAGGCCCAATTGAATCTACGGGTTGATTGCAGAAATTTGGAGGTCCTAGCAAGTTGATCAAGCATGTCATCCAGCCTCGAAATCGAAAATCAATATTTGATGGTGATCCGATTGATAGCTCAGTTGTCTATGTACATGCATCACGAACCATCTTTTTTTGGAACCAGTAGAGCAGAAACCACACACGAACTCATGCTCAGATGGATGTATCCCTTATCTAATAGCTCCTAGACCTGTTGCTGCAACTCCTGATGTTTAGCTGGACTCATGCAGTACGTCGGTTTGTTTGGTAGACTCACCCCAGGAACAAGATCGATGTGGTGTTGTATGTCTCATTCTGATGGTAATCCTGCAAGCAAGTCTTCGAAGAATACATCAGCAAATTTTTGAAGTATAGGATGTACCAGGGTGGGATGTCTCACTCAGCCAACTCGCCCTTTTCCACCACCGCTAG from Elaeis guineensis isolate ETL-2024a chromosome 4, EG11, whole genome shotgun sequence includes these protein-coding regions:
- the LOC140856972 gene encoding uncharacterized protein; the encoded protein is MGKAGAVLMVCRTCGKKGDHWTSKCPYKDLAAQTENFIDRPPAAETAASSGPSRGTYVPPGLRAGAERIGTEMRRRNDENSVRVTNLSEDTREPDLLELFRPFGPVTRVYVAVDQKTGVSRGFGFVNFVNREDAERAINKLNGYGYDNLILRVEWATPRPN